AGCTGTTTCTCCTCATCAGCGCAAAAAGATTCCCCAGGCCTGTGTGATCAGAAAAGAGCTGGTCAGGAAGGGACTTGATGGTTTTCCACGGTTTCCACAGGCCCTACTACGGCTGTTTTAGTTTTTTCTAAAAGATTTAAACAGCCAGTAAGCAGCAAGAACGACAAGTTCGTTTGGACCATTGCGCTTCGTGCGTCCCTGTGAAACCGTGGGTGACCTCAGGCCTTGCAGCGGACAACGTCGCCATGAAACTGGTTTGTTCCCAAACGGAACTCAACGCTGCGCTGCAATTGGTCAGCAGGGCGGTTGCAGCAAGACCGACCCATCCGGTACTTGCCAACGTGTTGCTGACCGCGGATGCCGGCACTGATCGGTTGAGCCTCACTGGTTTTGACCTCAATCTGGGCATTCAGACGTCCCTGGCTGCGACCGTTGAAACCAGTGGTGCGGTCACGCTGCCAGCGCGACTGTTTGGTGAGATCGTTTCGCGTCTTTCCAGCGATTCGCCCATCACTCTTGTCACCGATGAAGCCGGAGAACAGGTTGAACTCACCAGCTTGAGTGGCAGCTACCAGATGCGCGGCATGCCTGCGGATGATTTCCCGGAGCTGCCTCTGGTCGAGAACGGCACAGCGCTCAAACTGGATCCAGCAGCTCTGGTGAAAGCACTGCGCAGCACGCTGTTTGCCAGCAGTTCCGACGAAGCCAAGCAGCTGCTCACAGGGGTGCATCTCCGTTTTGATCGCACCAGCCTTGAGGCTGCTTCCACGGATGGTCATCGTCTGGCAGTGCTCAGTGTTGATGACGCACTGCAGGACCCTCTTGCTCTCTCTGATCAGGAGGCTTCGCAAGAGCCTGGCCTTGCTGTCACCCTTCCGGCCCGTTCCCTGAGGGAAGTGGAACGGCTGATGGCGGGATGGAAAGGAACAGATGCTGTGAGTCTGTTTTGCGAAAGCGGTCAGGTTGTGGTTCTGGCCGCTGATCAGATGGTGACCAGTCGCACCCTTGAGGGCACCTACCCGAATTACCGCCAGCTCATTCCTGATTCGTTCAATCGCACGCTTGATCTTGATCGTCGGGCCTTCGTGGCTTCACTCGAACGCATCGCTGTTTTGGCTGATCAGCACAACAATGTTGTTCGCATCGGCAGTGATCCTGACAAGGGTCTGGTTCAGATCAGTGCGGATGCTCAGGATGTTGGCAGTGGTTCCGAGTCCCTATCGGCTCAGATAGAAGGTGACCCTGTGCAGATCGCATTCAATGTGCGTTATGTGCTTGATGGTTTGAAAGCGATGGATTCGGAACGCGTTCGCCTGCAGTGCAATGCCCCGACAACCCCAGCCATCCTTTCACCATCAGATGATGCTTCAGGCCTCACCTATCTGGTGATGCCTGTTCAGATTCGTTCCTGACCTTGACGCTGCCTGACCCACTGCTGCTCAGCGATCTACTCAGGCACCGTGTGCGTTGTGATCAGGGACTTGATCACGGCATTGGGGTGATGGCCTGGATGCATCCTCCGGTGCATCGCCTGTTGGGCTGGGTGAGTCGTCCTTCCGCTCTGCGTAACTCCCGCACTGTCTGGAGACTTGATCAGTGTCGTGGTCTCGATGATCAGCAGGTGTTTGTGAAAGGGGTTCCTTCAGAGATTGATCAGCTCACCCTTGAGCGGCTTCCCACCCTGCTGGATGCCGACTTGCTCGATGTCGCTGGAGAGCGCCTTGGCCAGGTTGCAGACCTCGCCTTTGTTCCTTCAACAGGAGAGATCCTGCACTATCTGGTGTCTCGCAGCGATCCACGTCTGCCAGGAAGCAGCCGCTGGCGGCTCACGCCTGATCGCATTGTCGACCAGCAGCCTGGGTTGGTCTCCACTGGTCTTCGTGATCTGGATGATCTTCCCGAGGCGCGCGCCAGCGTTCGTCAGGATTTCGTTCGTCGCTCTCGTCACTGGCGGGAGCAGTTGCAACAGTTTGGTGATCGTGCCGGTGAACGGCTTGAGGGGTGGTTGGAGGAACCTCCCTGGGACGACTACCCCTCTCGCCGTGATCTCAACGAGCCTGATGATCGTCCCCAACCCATGGATTCAGATCCACTGGAGGATTGGCATGACGACGACTGGATTGATCGAGAGCCGGCCATGCAGAACCGACGGCCCGGAGAACGAGATGGAGATCCCTGGATCTGATTGGCACGGTCGGGCTGTCGGCAACACTGGGAGCAGATGACCTGTTGACTGTGGTCCAGTCTTCTTCTGCGGCTGAGACGTTTGATGTCGCGGCCGCCCTCCGCCAGGAAGGGCTCACGCAGCAGGATTACGTCGAGATTCAACGTCGCCTGGGGCGAGACCCCAACCGGGCTGAACTCGGCATGTTTGGGGTGATGTGGTCAGAGCACTGCTGTTACCGCAACTCCAGACCGCTGCTCAGTGGTTTTCCAACAGAGGGACCTCGCATCCTGGTGGGTCCCGGTGAAAACGCCGGTGTGGTGGATCTTGGCGGAGGCCATCGCCTCGCGTTCAAGATCGAAAGCCACAATCACCCCTCGGCAGTCGAACCCTTTCAGGGTGCTGCGACAGGTGTTGGTGGAATCCTCCGCGACATTTTCACCATGGGTGCTCGTCCGATCGCTCTGCTGAATGCCTTGCGTTTCGGCCCCCTGGATGATCCCGCCAATGTTGGATTGATGCAGGGCGTGGTGGCTGGCATTGCCCATTACGGCAATTGCGTGGGTGTGCCCACCGTGGGGGGTGAAGTGGCTTTTGATCCCTCTTACAGCGGCAATCCTCTGGTCAATGCGATGGCCCTCGGTCTGATGGAGACCGACGACATTGTGAAGTCCGGGGCTTCTGGAGTTGGTAACCCCGTGGTTTATGTGGGCAGCACCACCGGTCGTGATGGCATGGGTGGTGCCAGTTTTGCCAGTGCTGAGCTGAGTTCCGCTTCTCTGGATGACCGTCCCGCTGTGCAGGTGGGAGATCCGTTTCTGGAAAAGGGGTTGATTGAAGCCTGTCTGGAAGCATTCCAGAGCGGTGATGTGGTCGCCGCTCAAGACATGGGGGCTGCTGGTCTTACCTGCAGTTGTTCGGAAATGGCAGCTAAAGGAGATCTGGGCATTGAGCTGGATCTCGACAAAGTTCCTGCGCGGGAGCAGGGCATGACCGCCTACGAATACCTGTTGTCTGAATCGCAGGAGCGCATGCTGTTCGTGGTGCGTGCTGGCCGCGAAGAGCCTCTGATGGAGCGTTTCCGCCGCTGGGGTCTGCAGGCGGCTGTCGTGGGTCGCGTCCTAGCTGATCCTGTGGTTCGCGTGCTTCAGGCAGGCGTTGTGGCTGCTGAGGTCCCCTCGAGGGCTTTGGCGGAAGACACGCCGATCAATCACCATGATTTGCTCAGCGAACCTCCTGCTGACATTCAGGAGCTGTGGCGTTGGTCAGAAGCGGATCTTCCCCTCCCAAGCCAAGACCATGACTGGAGTCAGAGTCTTCTGCGCTTGTTGGATGATCCAACGATTGCAAGCAAACGCTGGGTGCATCGTCAGTACGACCAGCAGGTTTTGGCGAACACCGTGGTGTCGTCTGGATCCGCAGACGCAGCGGTGGTCAGACTTCGGCCGCAACAGGGTGAAGGATCGCTGGATGCTTCAACCAAGGGAGTGGCTGCCACGGTGGATTGTCCCAATCGTTGGGTTGCTTTGGATCCTGAACGGGGTGCCCAGGCAGCTGTTGCTGAAGCTGCACGCAATCTGAGTTGTGTGGGTGCTCAACCTCTCGCTGTCACCGACAATCTCAATTTTCCTTCGCCTGAAACCCCCAAGGGCTACTGGCAGCTTGCGAAGGCATGCCGCGGTATCTCGGATGCCTGCAGAGCTCTCAACACCCCGGTGACTGGTGGCAATGTCTCGCTCTACAACGAGATCAAAAAAGATGACGGCACCCTGCAGCCGATCCACCCCACGCCTGTGATCGGCATGGTGGGTGGTGTCGACGACATCGCGACCGTGATTGGTCTGGGATGGCGACAGGCTCAGGATTCCATTTACCTGATTGGTGTCGGCCCTGATGACGTCGAGGCTCTCTCTCTGGGCTTGGCAGGTAGTGCCTATCAACAGCTGATTACAGGGTCTTTGGCTGGTCGACCACCTTTGCCTGATCTTCCGATGGAAGACAAGGTTGGCAGTCTTGTGCGTGAGGCGATTACTCGCGGTCTGCTGGGCTCAGCTCATGATTGCAGCGATGGCGGTCTCTGCGTGGCTTTGGCGGAATCTTCGATTGCTTCGGGGTTGGGAATCGAGATCGACCTCAGTGTTCAGGGTGTGCGTTTGGATCGTGTTCTGTTTGCGGAAGGTGGGAGTCGGATCGTGGTGTCGGTCAAGGCAGATCGCATGGGTCCATGGGAAGCGCTGTTAGCTGAGCAGGACGATCTGCCAATCACTCGGATTGGTGTTGTCACCGAACAGCCTTGCCTGCAGGTTCGTGTTGATCATCACCTTTGTCTGAATCTGGAGATTGAGCAGTGTCGTGATGTCTACAGCAGTTCATTACCGCGAAGAATTGATGGCAATGGGGAGCTTGCTGAATGACCATGTGTCGCTTTGCTAAAATTGAAATGATTTTGTTTCCCGCCTTGTTTGGCTTTCGAGTTAATCATATCGATGATTTATTTATGAATTCAATGATCATATTTGATTCACTGAATAACTTTGTGAGCGAGTCGTAATTATGTGTGGAATTATCGGGGTGTTTTCTGTTGATTCTGTTAATCAGCAGATCTATGACAATCTTCTTCTGCTTCAGCATCGTGGACAGGATTCTGCAGGAATTGTCACGATGGATAACTATACATTTCACGTCCACAAACAACGTGGACGGGTTCGTGAAGCATTCCGAACGCGCGATATGCGCAAACTTCTTGGCAATGTTGGTCTTGGCCATGTTCGTTACGCCACCAGTGGAGCTGCAGCAGCTGAAGATGAAGTCCAGCCTTTTTATGTCAACGCTCCGTATGGAATCACCTTTGTTCACAATGGCAATCTGACCAATACCAGTCAGCTCGAACAGGACCTTTTCAAGATTGACCGACGTCATACCAACTCCTCCAGCGACACGGAGATGTTGGTGAATGTTCTTGCTACTGAAATCCAATCCCATCTCACGGGTCCTGATCTTTCTCCCGATCAATTGTTTGATGCCGTGTCGTCGTTGCATCGCAGAGTCAAGGGCTCCTATGCCGCGATTGCTCTGATCTCAGGCCGCGGCCTTCTTGCTTTCCGTGATCCTTTTGGCATCAGACCATTAATTCTTGGCCGCAGAAGCGCCAAAAATGGACGGGATGAATGGATCGTGGCGAGTGAATCACTCGTAATTGAAAACAGTGGTTATGAAATTGTTCGTGATGTTGAACCTGGGGAAGCAATCTTTATTGACTTTGATTTCAACTTGCACCAACGTCAATGTGCGCAGTCTTCCCAGCTAGTGCCCTGTGCTTTTGAATATGTTTATCTCGCAAGGCCAGATTCCGTTATGAACGGAATTTCTGTTTACGAAACAAGGCTTCGCATGGGCGATCTGCTTGCAAAAACAATTTCTGACTCATTACCAGCTGGTGATATCGATGTTGTGATGCCGATACCAGATTCAGCCAGACCTTCTGCTATGCAGGTGGCAAAACAACTTGGGATCGAATATCGCGAAGGATTTTATAAAAACCGTTATGTGGGTCGTACGTTCATCATGCCAGGACAAGCGGAAAGAAAAAAATCAGTACGGCAAAAACTCAATGCTTTGGGGACTGAATTTGCTGGAAAGAATGTTCTGATTGTGGATGATTCCATTGTTCGTGGTACGACATCCAGGGAAATTGTGCAGATGGCGCGCGACGCTGGAGCCAATCAGGTCACATTTACATCGGCTGCGCCGCCTGTTCGTTTTCCCAATGTGTATGGAATCAACATGCCCACGAGGGCAGAGCTTCTAGCTCATGGACGTTCGACCGATCAAATTGCAGATGTGCTCGCTGCTGATCATGTTGTGTATCAGAGCGTTGATAATCTCAAGAAAAGCATCGTTCAAGGTACTGATATCCAGGACCTTGAAATGTCTTGTTTTGACGGTCACTATGTGACCGGAGATATTGATGAGAACTACTTCGAGTGGCTGGAGGGGAACTGCAGTTCTTGAAATGAATTCAGCTCATTAGAGGAACAAGCTGAACCAGAGTTTCTTCTGCTTTGAATTTCAGCTGAGTGGGTTGATTGCTATCCATGCTGATTGTTGTGTTTTCGAGGCGGGCATGGCGCCCTTTGTTGGTTATCACACCCACCAGATCTGCGCTTTCACAGACTGAGACCAGTCGTTCGCTTTCTTTGTGATTGCCATTCAGTTTCACTGCGATTTCCCCTAGATCTCCACGTTTGCATCGGCGCAGTTCACTGAGGGAGAGGCGAATCAGACCACCTTTGTTGGTTCCGATCAGCACCTCCCCACTGTTGTTTGATTCAGAACTGTTTGATTCAGAACTGCTGCTGTCACCGGGTTGGCTGACAGCTCCCACAAGGTTTTCTCCGGGCAGCATGCGCATGGTCATTGGCCCCTGGGCCAACTTGCCCATCAAGGGCAGGCACTGCTCTTCAACTGGAAGGCAGAGAATTCGACCGATGTCACTCACTAGAGCCACGGTTCCACCTTCTTCGCAGATCACTGCTGAAAGCAGTGAAACGCCTTCCTTCAGTTTCAAGATGGTGGCAGCGCGACCTGAGAGCTCCTGAATTTCATCTAATGGAAGTCGTTTGAAGCGTCCGTCTGTGGTCAGCAGACCAAGCGACGAGCGCCTGTTGGTGTCTTTGTCATCAACAGCGGGAAGTCGAAGCAGGTTGATCACTGTTTCGCCTTCTAAAGCTGTCGGGAGGAATCGCTCCAGGCCTCCAGGTTGCTGACCGGCAAACTCCCAGCGCACCAGTGCGATCCGACCACTGGCGGTGAGTGCCAACAATCGAGGTGCAGGGTTGATCGGCAGGATCAGTCGTGCCGGAGAGGGTTCGTCGCCCAGATCGACTGCTTCATTGAGGTGCAATCGGCCGAGCAGCTGGGGGCTCACGACCTTCACTTGACCGTCGGTTTGGATCAGGATCCGCGATTCAGGTGGCAGAGCATCGAGGGCCTGACGGCGTTGCAGTTCGGCATTGGGGCGCTGGCTTGCTGCCCGTTCCGCCAGCAGGTGATCACCTCCTTCCACCAGACGTGTGCGGCGAGGAGTGGCAAAGCGTTTTTTCAGCTGGCGGAGCTCCTGAACCAGGGCATCCATAAGCTGTTCGCGATTGTCCAGCAACAGCTTCAGTCGTTGCCGTTCAGCTCGCAGTTCATCGGCTTCCTGGCGCAGGCTCTCTTGCTCCAGCCCCGTGAGCCGTCGCAAGGGCATGGCCAGAACCGCATCAGCCTGTCGCTCGCTGAGATCTAGTTGCACCATCAGGCTTGCTCGGGCCGTTGATGCATCGCGCGCCTCCTGAATCATG
This genomic window from Synechococcus sp. MIT S9220 contains:
- the purF gene encoding amidophosphoribosyltransferase, with the protein product MCGIIGVFSVDSVNQQIYDNLLLLQHRGQDSAGIVTMDNYTFHVHKQRGRVREAFRTRDMRKLLGNVGLGHVRYATSGAAAAEDEVQPFYVNAPYGITFVHNGNLTNTSQLEQDLFKIDRRHTNSSSDTEMLVNVLATEIQSHLTGPDLSPDQLFDAVSSLHRRVKGSYAAIALISGRGLLAFRDPFGIRPLILGRRSAKNGRDEWIVASESLVIENSGYEIVRDVEPGEAIFIDFDFNLHQRQCAQSSQLVPCAFEYVYLARPDSVMNGISVYETRLRMGDLLAKTISDSLPAGDIDVVMPIPDSARPSAMQVAKQLGIEYREGFYKNRYVGRTFIMPGQAERKKSVRQKLNALGTEFAGKNVLIVDDSIVRGTTSREIVQMARDAGANQVTFTSAAPPVRFPNVYGINMPTRAELLAHGRSTDQIADVLAADHVVYQSVDNLKKSIVQGTDIQDLEMSCFDGHYVTGDIDENYFEWLEGNCSS
- the dnaN gene encoding DNA polymerase III subunit beta, with protein sequence MKLVCSQTELNAALQLVSRAVAARPTHPVLANVLLTADAGTDRLSLTGFDLNLGIQTSLAATVETSGAVTLPARLFGEIVSRLSSDSPITLVTDEAGEQVELTSLSGSYQMRGMPADDFPELPLVENGTALKLDPAALVKALRSTLFASSSDEAKQLLTGVHLRFDRTSLEAASTDGHRLAVLSVDDALQDPLALSDQEASQEPGLAVTLPARSLREVERLMAGWKGTDAVSLFCESGQVVVLAADQMVTSRTLEGTYPNYRQLIPDSFNRTLDLDRRAFVASLERIAVLADQHNNVVRIGSDPDKGLVQISADAQDVGSGSESLSAQIEGDPVQIAFNVRYVLDGLKAMDSERVRLQCNAPTTPAILSPSDDASGLTYLVMPVQIRS
- a CDS encoding RNA methyltransferase, coding for MTLPDPLLLSDLLRHRVRCDQGLDHGIGVMAWMHPPVHRLLGWVSRPSALRNSRTVWRLDQCRGLDDQQVFVKGVPSEIDQLTLERLPTLLDADLLDVAGERLGQVADLAFVPSTGEILHYLVSRSDPRLPGSSRWRLTPDRIVDQQPGLVSTGLRDLDDLPEARASVRQDFVRRSRHWREQLQQFGDRAGERLEGWLEEPPWDDYPSRRDLNEPDDRPQPMDSDPLEDWHDDDWIDREPAMQNRRPGERDGDPWI
- the purL gene encoding phosphoribosylformylglycinamidine synthase subunit PurL, with translation MVQSSSAAETFDVAAALRQEGLTQQDYVEIQRRLGRDPNRAELGMFGVMWSEHCCYRNSRPLLSGFPTEGPRILVGPGENAGVVDLGGGHRLAFKIESHNHPSAVEPFQGAATGVGGILRDIFTMGARPIALLNALRFGPLDDPANVGLMQGVVAGIAHYGNCVGVPTVGGEVAFDPSYSGNPLVNAMALGLMETDDIVKSGASGVGNPVVYVGSTTGRDGMGGASFASAELSSASLDDRPAVQVGDPFLEKGLIEACLEAFQSGDVVAAQDMGAAGLTCSCSEMAAKGDLGIELDLDKVPAREQGMTAYEYLLSESQERMLFVVRAGREEPLMERFRRWGLQAAVVGRVLADPVVRVLQAGVVAAEVPSRALAEDTPINHHDLLSEPPADIQELWRWSEADLPLPSQDHDWSQSLLRLLDDPTIASKRWVHRQYDQQVLANTVVSSGSADAAVVRLRPQQGEGSLDASTKGVAATVDCPNRWVALDPERGAQAAVAEAARNLSCVGAQPLAVTDNLNFPSPETPKGYWQLAKACRGISDACRALNTPVTGGNVSLYNEIKKDDGTLQPIHPTPVIGMVGGVDDIATVIGLGWRQAQDSIYLIGVGPDDVEALSLGLAGSAYQQLITGSLAGRPPLPDLPMEDKVGSLVREAITRGLLGSAHDCSDGGLCVALAESSIASGLGIEIDLSVQGVRLDRVLFAEGGSRIVVSVKADRMGPWEALLAEQDDLPITRIGVVTEQPCLQVRVDHHLCLNLEIEQCRDVYSSSLPRRIDGNGELAE
- a CDS encoding DNA topoisomerase (ATP-hydrolyzing) subunit A — its product is MAEERVQPIALHQEMQRSYLEYAMSVIVGRALPDVRDGLKPVQRRILYAMHELGLTPDRPYRKCARVVGDVLGKYHPHGDQAVYDALVRQVQTFSSRHPLLDGHGNFGSVDDDPPAAMRYTETRLAPIAHEALLDEIGDDTVDFAANFDGSQQEPTVLPAQLPFLLLNGCAGIAVGMATSIPPHNLGEVVDGLVALVRKPDLSDEKLLALIPGPDFPTGGEVLLGSGIRDTYLRGRGSIPMRGVAHVEEVQPGKGKHKRNAVIVTELPYQLSKAGWIEKLAEQVNDGKIGGIADIRDESDREGMRIVVELRRDADTDTVLKDLQRRTSLQSNFGAILLALVDGQPRQLSLRRMLQTFLEYRELTLIRRTSHALRKTEDRLEVVEGLITALASLQKVIAMIQEARDASTARASLMVQLDLSERQADAVLAMPLRRLTGLEQESLRQEADELRAERQRLKLLLDNREQLMDALVQELRQLKKRFATPRRTRLVEGGDHLLAERAASQRPNAELQRRQALDALPPESRILIQTDGQVKVVSPQLLGRLHLNEAVDLGDEPSPARLILPINPAPRLLALTASGRIALVRWEFAGQQPGGLERFLPTALEGETVINLLRLPAVDDKDTNRRSSLGLLTTDGRFKRLPLDEIQELSGRAATILKLKEGVSLLSAVICEEGGTVALVSDIGRILCLPVEEQCLPLMGKLAQGPMTMRMLPGENLVGAVSQPGDSSSSESNSSESNNSGEVLIGTNKGGLIRLSLSELRRCKRGDLGEIAVKLNGNHKESERLVSVCESADLVGVITNKGRHARLENTTISMDSNQPTQLKFKAEETLVQLVPLMS